A window of Neorhizobium galegae bv. orientalis str. HAMBI 540 genomic DNA:
GAGACGATAGATGGATGCCATTGTGAAGAATTTCCCGGCTTCGAAAGAGAAGCAGGTCCGCCCCTCGCAGCAGGAGGCCGAGGAAGCCGTGCGCGTTCTGTTGCGCTGGGCAGGTGACGATCCCGCCCGCGAAGGCCTGCTCGACACCCCGAAGCGCGTCGCCGCCTCCTATAGCGAGCTATTTTCCGGTTACGAACAGTCGCCGGAAGACGTGCTTGGCCGTACTTTCGAGGAAGTCTCGGGTTATGACGATATCGTGCTGGTGCGCGACATCCCGTTCTTCTCCCATTGCGAACACCATATGCTGCCGATCATCGGCAAGGCGCATGTCGCCTATCTGCCGAACGGCCGGGTCCTCGGTCTTTCGAAGATCGCCCGCGTCGTCGAGATCTTCGGTCGCCGTCTGCAGACGCAGGAAAACATGACGGCGCAGATCGCCAAT
This region includes:
- the folE gene encoding GTP cyclohydrolase I FolE encodes the protein MDAIVKNFPASKEKQVRPSQQEAEEAVRVLLRWAGDDPAREGLLDTPKRVAASYSELFSGYEQSPEDVLGRTFEEVSGYDDIVLVRDIPFFSHCEHHMLPIIGKAHVAYLPNGRVLGLSKIARVVEIFGRRLQTQENMTAQIANAIEETLKPRGVAVMIEAEHLCMEMRGVQKQGSHTMTTTFTGEFKANAAEQARFFTLARNR